Within Fusobacterium periodonticum ATCC 33693, the genomic segment TAGGCCCTTCTAAGAAGGCTTCATCACCTGTATACTCTGTGTAGTTGTGTTTAATAAAATCACTTACATTGATATTATTTTGCCAATCACCACTTTTAAAACCTCTCCAAGCTTCCATTAATTAAAACCACCTTTCATTTATATTATAAAATTTTTGTAAATAAATTATATTGAAAATAAAAATTTATTTTATTTATATGCCATAAATTAAATATATAAATAAATACTTAACATAAGTTTACTATTATTTAATATAAATTACAATTGATTTTTTTAAAAAAAAATGTTTTGATAAAAAAATACACATAATACGTATAAAAACAATCCAAAAAATAAAAAGTTCTGAAAATAAATAGATTATCTTGAAAAAAAAAATAAAATATGATAGCATAGGGTATAACTAATAAAATAAAATTGGAGGGGATTATGGAAGACGATAAAGTATTACATAATATTCTATTAAAAAAAGCTAAGGAGGCTCAATATTCTAGTTTTGAAATTGAGCAAATAAATTTACAAACAGAAAGTCTTTTTATAAGATATTTCTTAGAAAGAGAAGCTGCTAAAGTTGTAGAAGATACTAAAATTGAAGATGAAGTTTTAAAGAAAATCTACGATGAAAATAAGGAATTTTATACATTCCCTGAAAAAGTTAAACTAGATACTATTTTTGTAAAAGAACAAGAAAAAGCAGAAGAATTATTAAAAGAAGTTACCATAGATAACTTTAATGAAATTAAAGAAAAGAATGATGAAAAAACAGATATAAATCAAAAAAATGTTGATGACAATTTTATATTTATAACTGATATTCATCCAGCTATAGCTGAAGAACTTCTTAAAGAAAATAAAAAAAGTGCTATTATATCAAATTTAGTTCCTGTACAAGAAGGATTTCATATAGTTTATTTAAAAGATAAAGAAGATTCTAGACAAGCTACTTTTGAAGAAGCTAAGGAAACTATATTAAATGATGTAAAAAGAAATTTATTTGGACAAGTTTATAACCAAATAATAGCAGATATAGCTAATGAAAAAGTAACTCTAGAAAGTAATGAAACTAAAGAAGAAAACACTGAAAAATAACTTGCTTTAAAAATAATTTAAGAGATATATAAAAAATATATTGTAATTTTTTAAAATTTTATGTATAATTATCAATGTAAGGATAATTTATTATAATTTAATTTGGGAGGTACCACAAATGAAAAAATTTTTATTATTAGCAGTATTAGCAGTATCTGCA encodes:
- a CDS encoding peptidyl-prolyl cis-trans isomerase; this translates as MEDDKVLHNILLKKAKEAQYSSFEIEQINLQTESLFIRYFLEREAAKVVEDTKIEDEVLKKIYDENKEFYTFPEKVKLDTIFVKEQEKAEELLKEVTIDNFNEIKEKNDEKTDINQKNVDDNFIFITDIHPAIAEELLKENKKSAIISNLVPVQEGFHIVYLKDKEDSRQATFEEAKETILNDVKRNLFGQVYNQIIADIANEKVTLESNETKEENTEK